CGACGGAGGctccagggctctccagaggagtCACCAGCAGGATCTCGCTCAACCCCTCAAACCCCCAAGGTCAGACTTGTCTTACGTACACACTTGGTTATAGAATAGAGAGAAACCAGAGCAGAACCCTGCTAGCAGTTGGTAGGGCCATGTTGGCATGATTACATCCGGGAACACACACATTATCTTGTGTGTGCTTTCAGAAAGAGAGGTTACGCAAAGAGAGAAGGACTGGCTCCCCAGCGACAGGCTCCTCTGTGAGAAGAGCAGAATCCCCAGCCATGTACACCAGACGCTCAGCCTCCCCCGCCACCCCCAAGTAAGACTCGCTGTCCTGCTGCTGTATCCGTGTGGTATGTCCTTGTTACTATGACAGAGGATAATAATGTCCTTCTGGTTGTAGGTTGCTGCCTAAGAGCCGTACTCAGTCTCCCTGCACTGTGCGCCAGTACCACCCCTCTCCCATCAGGCACAGACCCACCACCCCGGTTCCCGACGGCAAAAAGGAGGATGGACATGTTGAAGAAGCCAAAAGTCACAACAACATCAATGACAGAAATGTCTCCAAGCCAGAAACCCCTGTGAAAAGTATGTCTGATATCCAGAGCCCTGAGAAGTCTTCCCAAGCAGACAACCCTGAAAAAAAACTGGCCAAAACTGAGACCCCAGAAAAGAGATTCCCCAAAACTGAGACCCCCGGTATGAACTTAAAAGGTGAGATTTCTGAAAGAAAGGACTCTATGACTGACACATCTGATAAGAAAGCCTCCAAAATAGACACCCCAGATAAGAAGATGCCAAAGTCCACCAGCAGTGAACTGAATGCAGATAAGATCACAGGTGAAACTCTACTGTTTACCAATCGTCTTGTGTATGTCAATCATTAAGTACACCTGTCAGTGCATTGGGCACCTGTTTCAATGCACACTGATGTCTGCCGTTGTCCTTGTGACAGAGCCATCACCAGTGACAACAACAGGGAAAGGAGTTGCCGGGACGACAAACGCAGAGGAAGCATCCAGACTGCTAGCGGAGCGTAGGCGCCTGGCCAGGGTGCAGAAGGAGTTGGAGGAGAAACAACATGGTGAGCGGGAGGAGAAGGAACGGTAAGGAAactgtgtgtcactgtgtctctctgtgtgcctgTACAATGATGCATCGATGGTGTCTGCTTGTCCGTGTCTGTGACTGAGAGGGTATACTGTAAGtcatcatgtctgtctgtgtcactcAGTCTGAAGGCGGAGCAGCTGAGGAGGAGAAAGGCAGAGGAGCGGGCacgacaggaggaggagaagagcagaCAGGAGGACCTCCGCAGGAAGAGAGCGGAAGAGGAGAAGCAGCAAAGGGAGGTCCGGGAGAAGGAGCTACAGGTCCAGATGGAcagagaggtcaggggtcacagtGGGGGGGTCACTGTATGTATGGTGATATGTTTCTCtggtgcatgtttgtgtgtaacGTTGTGTATATGCACAGTACATGTCTTACATTATTCCAAGCATAAATCCTTCGTCTTTATCAATACAGAAGGAAGAGGGCGAGTTTCAGGCTCAGAAGGATGCAGAGAGTCAgcgtcaggagagagagatgctgaagctgcaagaggaggaggagagacagctgAGGAAGAAGGTTTTTATGACTCCAAATTCAATTATTATTGAATTAATCAGTATATCTCATACCCAGCCTGCAGCTCTCAGTATATATCAACGTCTGTATGTTGCTACGTCTCCACAGAGAATTGAGGAGATAATGAAGAGAACCAGGAAGAGCGATGAGAACCAGGAAGAGATGAAGGTACTGTAGAGATGCCTGCCGTTCTCATAGCTCTGCACGCCTCAAGCAAAGAGACCTGCTGACTCCTATATTACCCACGTGTTGTTGTGTGATCTTGTCAGGTATTGCATACCAATACAGGATACACTTTGCGGCTtgtaccccccccctcccccaagagCTTTTGTTTTCATATCTATGTTGTGATCATTATCATGATTAAATTGTATCATTGTTGATACATTGGTTTATGCGTCCTGATTACCGCAGGTCTTAATCGCACAATACTATACATAATTGTCCTCTTATTTGCTGTGGAATAATAGATGTTGCCTCCATCTGTGTTCCATATTGAAGCAGGAGGAGGGGCAGGTGGAGACTCAACCGGTCTCACCACCAGGTAGGTGACCCATTCACCCACTGATACTCTGCCTGCCTGCTCACCCCAGCAGGAAAGACACTATGAATGTATAAATGTAGGAGTCCCACCCAGTGGCAGCAGTGGGTAGTCTGGTGGGTGAGCGATCCCAGTACTTTTCCACCAATATAGGGGACTCCTGCATGGCTGTGATGTAGCAGTGGTTTTCCAATACCTGTCCTCAGGAGAGGATCAGATTCACTCGGCATCCTAGATTGTATTCAAGGCCATCCATTCAAGGTCTTTGGCTATTTTATAACTCCTCTGTCCCTGCCACAATGCAGCCCTCAGCATGTAACTTTATATATTTAGAAAATGTAATGCAATTAAAGAGAAGGACCCATATGCATTTCTTTATTTTGTTTGCTCATGTAGAACAGAGGACATTAGCAAATATGCCTGTCTACTTGAAATTGGAAGCCACTCTGGCTCGCAAAGGTAGCTCATGAAATGTTTCCCAAAGTGGTGCatataggttagggttagggccatgGACTTAACTAATGTGACAATGCTTTTGTCGCAGTAAGATACAGTAGGTCGCTTAAATAGCCTGACATGATTTTAGAGGAGGCATGGGATTTGTGTGTAATTAGCATCTCTTTAATTTCAGCCATCCTTGGCCAGGTCATGTGGTGCCCTTTCTCGGGGAATAGTCCTGTgcaatgtgatatttctgttctCTACAGGGGATATGCAGATGAGCTCAAAGATGAACGTTGAAACGAATGCTCAGGTGAATGTGCATGAAAACCCAAAAGCTGAGTCTCAGGTTAATGGGCAGGCCGCTGCCTGCGCCAACAAGCAGGACAGTGCCCTGGTGAAGGGGCAAGCCACTGATCAGGTGACCCCACTGAAGAATATTCTGGAAAAGGGACAGAACGCTCAACAAGTAAATGGACAGGGTGCAGCCCAGGCTCTCAAGCAAGAGAGTGTCTTAGTGAAGGGAAAGGTCCCTTCCCACGTGATCAAGCAGGAGAATGCACaagtgaatgtacaggtgaagaACCAGGAGGGTACCAAGGTGAGCAGCCAAGCCACTGCTCAGCTCAAAACCGAGGAGAGTACTCAAGTAAACGTGACGCTGACCACACAGACTATCGGACAAGGGGTGCAGACCAACAAACTGTCCCTGGCACTCCTACCAGTGGGCCTACCCCCACCTCCACTCATCAACCTGGAGCTTCTGGATGTGAAGAGCCGTGGGGCGTATGATGAGGTGCAGTCCATGGAGGTCAGGTAAGCCATCAGAGCAAGGCCATTTCTATCTACAGGAATGCATGATGTGGAACCAATACATTCTAGGGGTACTGGTTAGTATGAACAGTTACAAACACATTGCCCACCATGCCAGGAACCTAGCTATAAATGCGAGAAAGAGGTATATGGAAAGCATACCGTGGGTGATAGAAGGATGCCGGATTGGCACACAGTCAACAAAActgatctaacaaagtggatatatgtacaaatctgtcatgattgatgtattgtaacaggcccaTGATGGGGTTACTAAAGTCAGATTTGGATACACGTTTGTTTTTGCTGCATAACATTTGTAAGttgtcccttttcaggtttagaagaagtaATTGATAAATGCAAACACCTGTTCGTACCAGCTGCTAGGAGtgctagtgtaacggatgtgaaatggctagctagttagcggtggtgcgcgctaatagcatttcaatcggtgacgtcacttgctctgagaccttgaagtagtggttccccttgctctgaaagggccgtggcttttgtggagcgatgggtaacgatgcttcgtgggtgactgttgtctgtgtgcagagggtccctggttcgagtccgggtatgggcgaggggacggacgtaaagttatactgttgcattgatgctgttgacccagatcactgtttttttttaaatgcgtaATGGAGTTGATTGGTGATGGTGACATGAACAtgtattggggttgacatccatacaatAATTATACTCATATTTTTACCTCAACttagtgtgaaatacacataaaCAACAGCTGGGGGGCGATGAGGACGTTTGGGATCTTTCCCCCACGTGTTTCCATGGCATTTCCATTGCTTTTGTCGAGTTCCAATGACCTCTTTACCGCATCTATGTTTGTTATTCTTAGAGTATTAGTGATATTGTCTCATCAGAGTCCTATTTGGACGCTTAGCTTTACCACAGCCTTTTCTCATACCCTGAGGAATATTGATAGTAAAAATGGCTTCGCATTTAACAATTTGCATAATAAATTACTCCCCTCATATCCGCCCTTGATTACCCAAGGACCGCATGCCCCATAGATGTACAGATATGGTCATAGTAGTAATTCGATCGGTGGAATAACCATTATGATATTCATAAATGttgctccctcttcccctctcagcCCAGTTTCCAAGGAGGAACTTATCTCCATCCCAGAGTTCTCCCCAGTCAATGAGGTCCAGGAAAACGCCATGAGTAATACCCGAGCCCTGGAAGATTTGCTGGACCTGACGGGTCATGTGGCCTACCCCAAACTCTCCCACGTGGACAGCCTAGGAGACTGCAACAAGAACCTGATCGACGGGCTCTACAGTCCCGGCGCCGATTCCAAGCTCATCCTCCACCCTCATACAAGCACAACATCCAGTTGCCAGGTACATAAAAATGCATGTGAGAATGAGAATAATATCTTACGCTCACATGTTAAAATACACACCGCTCAGGTTGCCACAATACCTCTCTCACGCTGGCATCTCAAGTGCTTGCACTGCACGCTGGGCACATCACGTCATTTCAAggtggataattgggtaatatttggttgaggcGTTgctcaatgagattacaacctacaACCCGCTCAAAAAGACTGCCAAAAGatagttgaatttccaatgtgtcacCACTAAGCTTTCAACCATCttaaaagcacagcaaagttcTACTGGGAAtaaaatgtcagatattttgtttatttatgcaACAGATTGTGTTATCACTGTGATTCAactaatagcagaaccaaatgacctggattgcagttgagaatACATGAGAAGTACATCGTGCAAGTGATCAATGGCGTTTGAGATTCTGCGCCGATTGTTACAGCAATTGTGAACATATCCACAGACCTGCTATGACCTATACTTGCTATATTGAACTAGCACACTTTATATGATTACATACGAAGACATCTAATAGTTACAGTAAACTCAATGTGGCCATGGATCTGTTACTTGTTTAATGGTTGAattttacattagtttgtaaaagAGCATTTACTCTAGACTACTTACTGTATTATAAAAGTAATAGTGAATTGTGTTTGCttgacaatgcaaccaaatatgaACATTTTAAAGGAGATAGGACTAGCCATAGGTACATCTGAGCTGTTGGCTTAATCCCATTCTCTAACTTTAGAggtgtgaatccaacatataattTGCTAACTTGTAGACAAGCtaataggctatttattgtatttcaaaagttctattgtgtttggttgtcaatgcaaccaaatatcgaCATTTGAAGGAGATTTTTCTTCTGCTTGGATACTTCCATCTGCCACTCACTTAGTCTTGCTTTAATTCCAATTTGTCTacaaattatagaaaaaaaacatattctttaacttttatttttggttgtGATGGAGACAAAATTGAACtgaagccagactaagtcagtggcagaTGGAACTATTCAAGCAGAATATACTGTAACTCTCCTTAAaagttgatatttggttgtgttgtcaaccaatcatgacatttgaaatcaaccagagcttgaaaTCCTGGGCCTATTATATTGTCGATTTTTTTTGGTTGAATTCTGGGTTGAATTGAGACCATAACTtttgatgactttgcaaatgctatatacagtgccttgcgaaagtattcggcccccttgaactttgcgaccttttgccacatttcaggcttcaaacataaagatataaaactgtatttttttgtgaagaatcaacaagtgggacacaatcatgaagtggaacgacatttattggatatttcaaacttttttaacaaatcaaaaactgaaaaattgggcgtgcaaaattattcagcccccttaagttaatactttgtagcgccaccttttgctgcgattacagctgtaagtcgcttggggtatgtctctatcagttttgcacatcgagagactgaaattttttcccattcctccttgcaaaacagctcgagctcagtgaggttggatggagagcatttgtgaacagcagttttcagttctttccacagattctcgattggattcaggtctggactttgacttggccattctaacacctggatatgtttatttttgaaccattccattgtagattttgctttatgttttggatcattgtcttgttggaagacaaatctccgtcccagtctcaggtcttttgcagactccatcaggttttcttccagaatggtcctgtatttggctccatccatcttcccatcaattttaaccatcttccctgtccctgctgaagaaaagcaggcccaaaccatgatgctgccaccatcatgtttgacagtggggatggtgtgttcagggtgatgagctgtgttgcttttacgccaaacataacgttttgcattgttgccaaaaagttcaattttggtttcatctgaccagagcaccttcttccacatgtttggtgtgtctcccaggtggcttgtggcaaactttaaacaacacttgttatggatatctttaagaaatggctttcttcttgccactcttccataaaggccagatttgtgcaatatacgactgattgttgtcctatggacagagtctcccacctcagctgtagatctctgcagttcatccagagtgatcatgggcctcttggctgcatctctgatcagtcttctccttgtatgagctgaaagtttagagggacggtagatttgcagtgatctgatactccttccatttcaatattatcgattgcacagtgctccttgggatgtttaaagcttgggaaatctttttgtatccaaatccggctttaaacttcttcacaacagtatctcggacatgcctggtgtgttccttgttcttcatgatgctctctgcgcttttaacggacctctgagactatcacagtgcaggtgcatttatacggagacttgattacacacaggtggattgtatttatcatcattagtcatttaggtcaacattggatcattcagagatcctcactgaacttctggagagagtttgctgcactgaaagtaaaggggctgaataattttgcatgcccaatttttcagtttttgatttgttaaagtttgaaatatccaataaatgtcgttccacttcatgattgtgtcccacatgttgttgattcttcacaaaaatatacagttttatatctttatgtttgaagcctgaaatgtggcaaaaggtcgcaaagttcaagggggccgaatactttcgcaaggcactgtagtcccTGGGTGGCTAGACTAAAGGGTAGCTGTAGGTAGatcaattctccagtaggaggtgctgcccagcctatagTTTATATTCTGGTAGTGGCTATAATGTTGGagatctgacattgttttaaCGGTACAAATTCATCATATTTTATATATGGTTTGTCTACAttgaaatttggttaccatgatgatatcctgtggttgaaatttcaccctcaaaacaacagttgagGACTTTTTtccaatccaatgtattttccatgtgGAGTCCGAgtcacaatacattgacaaattTTGTTCAAACaacgtttgtgcccagtgggtagcttctctcaaacacacagaaTCTTATGATGACTTTTTAAATTTCAGAACCCTGGACTGGCAAGCCATGATGGAAGGAGCAGAGGGAAATGATCTGCATTATCTGATGTTATTGAGGATGGAAGTCTCTGCACCtcttgagatgagagagagaaggcactCTGAATGTAGTTTTGACCCTCCTTTGTTGGTCTCCAACCTTGAATGTCCATTAACCTTCAACCTTCTCCTATAATACATCTGTCCTCATAGCCTTGGACAATGGAACTTAAGTGACAGTAATATTAATAGATTTACTATACTTGTCAAATAATATCGTAATGATAGTCATAGATATCTGTGTCATGCCATGTATCGCTTAGAGCAGTTGTTAGTGTGGTGTCTGaaacgtgggtgtgtgtgtgtctcaatgaAAGGAAGTGCCCATGAAGTAATTGACTCTTGACTGCCTGTTATGATCTGAAGCAGTTAGCTAAGCTAGTTAAATCTCATTTGAGAACAAAAGCTTTTATTCTGTAGTTGGATAGAAGCACAGACTGGTGATGTCCTCTCCTTAAACATTTGTTTTATAGTGAAAGACCCCACATATACAGATTTAGAATATCATATCAGTAAGTTGCCTTTGCTATTGCAGTATTCTTCCTCTTAGGATTGAAAGTTTCATATTGCTCTGAATCCACCTAATGTAGTTTAGTATGCACTGATCATTCAATTAGATTGTTCCACTGAAAAGTCTACAGTTTTCAATTCTGGCTGTGGATGCCTCAGGCTAGCTCGCTAGCTCGTATCTCCCTGGACATGATTAACTCCCAAGAGTCTCGAGCTTGTTGTCATAGTGTATGTTTCCAACATGCTGTGTGATTGGGTTTGTGGCATGTGCCATAATACTTGAACCCAGGTCAAATAGTACTGCAACTCAAAGTCAACATAAAGAATCTGTACAATAACGTTCCTCATTATAATCCAGATTGCCATCAACCCATGCATTGCAAGTTTTGTGGTATCTTTTCTTCCTTGATCTACAAAGTAATGAGCTATGCATGATCCCTCAAAAGTCTGAAACCTCTGAGCTGGTATCATTTGTGTCTTAGATTGGTGACTTTGATTGCTACAAGTCAAGGACAAAACCTATCGTGACTTGCAGGATGCTGTGTTGTCCAAATTAAGTTTATTTCGGTGTGTATATGCACAGATGTGAGTGGTCAGTCATTGGTTCCACTTGGACTGTATTGTGTTTTGATAAATAATGCACCAAAAGAAGGCAAGATTTTTACTTGGAAGACTAAGCAACCAGGGATTTAGAAATTCAGGTTAAAAGAGAACACATTTGAACAGTTCAAACCTACTGTAGTGTGTCTTATTACTAACTAAAGCAGCATAGCAGTTAATTAAAAAAATGGAACTATTGTAAACATTGTGCATGGGTCATTAGCATAAGATGTACCATTTAATAAACCTTCAAACAATAATGTATGGTGTGATTTGTATGTTGTTGCATCTGAAGGCCACTATGGGGGGGGTGCAACACTGacacatggaattgttttaagatggtcatactatggatcatttagctatttgattttgaattttaggacccctgtagggggtccacaaaatagatggcatcatgaggatggaaaatgatgtggataaattgaagcaacatctcaggacatcagtcaggaagttaaagcttggtcgcaaatgggtcttccaaatggacaatgaccccaagcatacttccaaagttgtggcaaaatggcttaaggacaacaaagtcaaggtattggagtggccatcacaaagctgacacatggaattgttttaagatggtcatactatggatcatttagctatttgattttgaattttaggacccctgtagggGGTCctagtacctgtcaaaagtttggacgcaccaactcattcaagggtttttctttattttttactattttctacattgtagaacaatagtgaagacgtcagcactgtgaaataacacacatagaatcatgtagtaaccaaacacgtgttaaagaaatctaaatatgttttatatttgagtttcttcaaagtaagccacccttttccttgatgacagctttgtacacacttggcattctctcaaccagcttcatgaggtagtcacctggaattaatttcaattaacaggtgtgccttgttaatttgttgaatttcttaatgagtttgagcccatcagttgtgttgtgacaaggtagggggtggtatacagatatttggtaaaagaccaagtccacaaTTACGGCAAGAACAGGtcaaattagcaaagagaaatgacagtccattgttacgttaagacatgaaggtcagtgaatccggaaaatgtcaagaacttttaaagtttctccAAGTGCTgtaacaaaaaccatcaagagctatgatgaaactggctctcatgaggactgccacaggaaaggaagacccagagctacctttgctgcagaggataagttcattagagttaccaaccttagattgcagcccaaaaaaatgcttcacagagttcaagtaacagacacatctcaacatcaactgttcagaggagactgtgaatcaggccttcagggtcgaattgctgcaaagaaaccactactaaaggacaccaataagaagatgagacttgcttgggccaagaaacacagccaatggacattagactcggggaaatatgtcctttggtctgatgagtaccaatgtttgatttttggttccagctgCCGTgtctgtgagacgcagagtaggtgaatggatgatctctgcatgtggttcccaccatgaagcatggaagaggacagatttttgggatgtcgcagatgcggaagtgtggtggattgagaagcatccaatgcaaaaaatcGAGGTTTAAAAACATCTGATAGAAATCTGAAGATGAAATGTCCAAAATAATACTAAATGCCAATGTCTTAAAGACACAGTCCTGGATCTTAAACGTCCACACCAGTAAAAATACACTCTTTCGAGCTGAAAGACGATGGTCAGAGCTTACCCATAATGTTGCATAACGATTTAAGTCAATAAGTCattgttttagtcaaagtatgatgTATTTAGGCTTTAAGTGACAAATCTGAACTGGCCACTTCATGCAAATCCATGTGAATGCGGTGTCTTTTCCTATGATATGACATACAAATTATTTTCAGACTACGTTTCGTTTAAGGGTTGGGATTTATTTGAATGTTACCACTCTCCAGCATGACATTGCAGCTATTTCTGACTAATAAACAGTTATTCCTCTTCATGATGATGAGCCAAACCCAAATTCATTCTTTTTTtagcccctttttctccccaattggtagttccAATCTTGTCGCATCGATGCAACAGACTCAGGAGAGACGaaagtcgagagccatgcatcctccgaaacacgacccaaccaagctgccctgcttcttgacacactgctcacttaatccagaagccagccacacaaaTGTCTCaaaggaaacaccgtccagctggcatCTGACGTCAGCatgcaggcacccggcccaccacaaggagtcgctagagtgagatgggacaaggaaatctcggctggtcaaaccctcccctaacccggacgacgctgaaccaattgtgcgccaccttatGGGTcaactgtgacacagcctgggatcgaacccaggtctgtagtgatgcctcaagcacggTAATGCGgttccttagactgctgcaccacttgggaagCCACATCCACTTCTTACATCTTACCAGAAAATTATCATAATCTATTGGATAATTTGTCAATTTTCACACTTGTTTAACTagtctgtaaaaaaatatataataattacaatttaaataaataattgtatcaattttagaataaggctgtaacgtaagaaagtgtaaaatgtcaaggggtctgaatactttccgaatgcactgtatattggatCCTTGGACCTTAATGAGTATTGGCAGGCTCTTTAAGAGTACATCTTGGGCTACAGCTGAGGGATTGCAAAAATTCCTGTCAAAGGAAATACAAGCACACACAGGCTCCTGAGCCTTGTAGGGATGTGACTTGAATTGGAATGTGACTGAAGGAATGGGatgttatttttgtgtgtgtgtgtgtacttttctCTTATGATGTATGATGTATGATGTCGGTTTAGCCCAGTTTCCTACAATGAGAGTGGTAGAGGAAGATGAGTACGAGGTGAGGGATCCTTGTAACCAGCAAGAGAGTGATGGGAAGAATATGTGCT
Above is a window of Oncorhynchus tshawytscha isolate Ot180627B linkage group LG30, Otsh_v2.0, whole genome shotgun sequence DNA encoding:
- the map7d2a gene encoding MAP7 domain-containing protein 2 isoform X5; amino-acid sequence: MAETAVNAASSGALTGLTQPSVAEKRSQSNGHGSPARVALYPGSLAAKHNEVLSPPSGTEKRPQLNGLPSTLLLPGNNTNNHAGKQYVEGYLRTDDRMRLAKERREERDKGLAVREQAIREKERRAQLQYERTVEERWRKLEEQRQREEVRRAAVEEKRRQRLEEEKERLEALMKRSLERSLQLEQRPKRWTWGGPGGAQGDCENAPLLASTFPHELAAPLPAASESAQRCHLNSVENLMVHRLLTHTHSSMARCHSAADLHLPCHRCTAPCSPHRSSYRGSPSRVDRRRLQGSPEESPAGSRSTPQTPKKERLRKERRTGSPATGSSVRRAESPAMYTRRSASPATPKLLPKSRTQSPCTVRQYHPSPIRHRPTTPVPDGKKEDGHVEEAKSHNNINDRNVSKPETPVKSMSDIQSPEKSSQADNPEKKLAKTETPEKRFPKTETPGMNLKEPSPVTTTGKGVAGTTNAEEASRLLAERRRLARVQKELEEKQHGEREEKERLKAEQLRRRKAEERARQEEEKSRQEDLRRKRAEEEKQQREVREKELQVQMDREKEEGEFQAQKDAESQRQEREMLKLQEEEERQLRKKRIEEIMKRTRKSDENQEEMKQEEGQVETQPVSPPGDMQMSSKMNVETNAQVNVHENPKAESQVNGQAAACANKQDSALVKGQATDQVTPLKNILEKGQNAQQVNGQGAAQALKQESVLVKGKVPSHVIKQENAQVNVQVKNQEGTKVSSQATAQLKTEESTQVNVTLTTQTIGQGVQTNKLSLALLPVGLPPPPLINLELLDVKSRGAYDEVQSMEVSPVSKEELISIPEFSPVNEVQENAMSNTRALEDLLDLTGHVAYPKLSHVDSLGDCNKNLIDGLYSPGADSKLILHPHTSTTSSCQNPGLASHDGRSRGK
- the map7d2a gene encoding MAP7 domain-containing protein 2 isoform X2, which encodes MAETAVNAASSGALTGLTQPSVAEKRSQSNGHGSPARVALYPGSLAAKHNEVLSPPSGTEKRPQLNGLPSTLLLPGNNTNNHADVEGYLRTDDRMRLAKERREERDKGLAVREQAIREKERRAQLQYERTVEERWRKLEEQRQREEVRRAAVEEKRRQRLEEEKERLEALMKRSLERSLQLEQRPKRWTWGGPGGAQGDCENAPLLASTFPHELAAPLPAASESAQRCHLNSVENLMVHRLLTHTHSSMARCHSAADLHLPCHRCTAPCSPHRSSYRGSPSRVDRRRLQGSPEESPAGSRSTPQTPKKERLRKERRTGSPATGSSVRRAESPAMYTRRSASPATPKLLPKSRTQSPCTVRQYHPSPIRHRPTTPVPDGKKEDGHVEEAKSHNNINDRNVSKPETPVKSMSDIQSPEKSSQADNPEKKLAKTETPEKRFPKTETPGMNLKGEISERKDSMTDTSDKKASKIDTPDKKMPKSTSSELNADKITEPSPVTTTGKGVAGTTNAEEASRLLAERRRLARVQKELEEKQHGEREEKERLKAEQLRRRKAEERARQEEEKSRQEDLRRKRAEEEKQQREVREKELQVQMDREKEEGEFQAQKDAESQRQEREMLKLQEEEERQLRKKRIEEIMKRTRKSDENQEEMKQEEGQVETQPVSPPGDMQMSSKMNVETNAQVNVHENPKAESQVNGQAAACANKQDSALVKGQATDQVTPLKNILEKGQNAQQVNGQGAAQALKQESVLVKGKVPSHVIKQENAQVNVQVKNQEGTKVSSQATAQLKTEESTQVNVTLTTQTIGQGVQTNKLSLALLPVGLPPPPLINLELLDVKSRGAYDEVQSMEVSPVSKEELISIPEFSPVNEVQENAMSNTRALEDLLDLTGHVAYPKLSHVDSLGDCNKNLIDGLYSPGADSKLILHPHTSTTSSCQNPGLASHDGRSRGK
- the map7d2a gene encoding MAP7 domain-containing protein 2 isoform X4 codes for the protein MAETAVNAASSGALTGLTQPSVAEKRSQSNGHGSPARVALYPGSLAAKHNEVLSPPSGTEKRPQLNGLPSTLLLPGNNTNNHAGKQYVEGYLRTDDRMRLAKERREERDKGLAVREQAIREKERRAQLQYERTVEERWRKLEEQRQREEVRRAAVEEKRRQRLEEEKERLEALMKRSLERSLQLEQRPKRWTWGGPGGAQGDCENAPLLASTFPHELAAPLPAASESAPCSPHRSSYRGSPSRVDRRRLQGSPEESPAGSRSTPQTPKKERLRKERRTGSPATGSSVRRAESPAMYTRRSASPATPKLLPKSRTQSPCTVRQYHPSPIRHRPTTPVPDGKKEDGHVEEAKSHNNINDRNVSKPETPVKSMSDIQSPEKSSQADNPEKKLAKTETPEKRFPKTETPGMNLKGEISERKDSMTDTSDKKASKIDTPDKKMPKSTSSELNADKITEPSPVTTTGKGVAGTTNAEEASRLLAERRRLARVQKELEEKQHGEREEKERLKAEQLRRRKAEERARQEEEKSRQEDLRRKRAEEEKQQREVREKELQVQMDREKEEGEFQAQKDAESQRQEREMLKLQEEEERQLRKKRIEEIMKRTRKSDENQEEMKQEEGQVETQPVSPPGDMQMSSKMNVETNAQVNVHENPKAESQVNGQAAACANKQDSALVKGQATDQVTPLKNILEKGQNAQQVNGQGAAQALKQESVLVKGKVPSHVIKQENAQVNVQVKNQEGTKVSSQATAQLKTEESTQVNVTLTTQTIGQGVQTNKLSLALLPVGLPPPPLINLELLDVKSRGAYDEVQSMEVSPVSKEELISIPEFSPVNEVQENAMSNTRALEDLLDLTGHVAYPKLSHVDSLGDCNKNLIDGLYSPGADSKLILHPHTSTTSSCQNPGLASHDGRSRGK